Proteins from one Impatiens glandulifera chromosome 2, dImpGla2.1, whole genome shotgun sequence genomic window:
- the LOC124924480 gene encoding heavy metal-associated isoprenylated plant protein 26-like — protein sequence MCGWMMMIFQTVEMKVKIDCEGCERKVRRSLEGMKGVTSVEVEAKKSKVTVVGYVNPTKVVARLAYRMGKKVELWPYVPYEVVAHPYAHGIYDRKAPTGYVRQAQDPAVSHLARASSTEVRYATAFSDENPTACAIM from the coding sequence ATGTGTggatggatgatgatgatttttcAGACGGTGGAGATGAAGGTGAAGATAGACTGCGAAGGATGCGAAAGGAAGGTGAGGCGGTCACTGGAGGGAATGAAGGGAGTGACGTCGGTGGAAGTGGAGGCGAAGAAGAGTAAGGTTACGGTGGTGGGCTATGTTAACCCGACCAAAGTGGTGGCACGCTTAGCCTATCGCATGGGAAAAAAGGTGGAGCTCTGGCCTTACGTTCCTTATGAGGTCGTTGCACATCCCTACGCTCACGGTATCTATGACCGTAAAGCTCCGACAGGGTATGTTCGTCAAGCTCAGGACCCCGCTGTCTCTCATTTGGCCCGTGCTAGCTCAACTGAGGTCCGCTATGCCACCGCCTTCAGCGATGAAAACCCAACCGCTTGTGCCATCATGTag